From the Gramella sp. Hel_I_59 genome, one window contains:
- a CDS encoding dehydrogenase E1 component subunit alpha/beta produces MSSVDTSQNSIQYNSSNHDTKTLQDLYSAILKPRMIEEKMLILLRQGKISKWFSGIGQEAISVGVTKALYKHEYILPMHRNLGVFTTREIPLKRLFAQWQGKASGFTKGRDRSFHFGTQEFNIVGMISHLGPQLGVADGIALASKLKKEGDVTAVFTGEGGTSEGDFHEALNIASVWDLPVLFCIENNGYGLSTPTTEQYRCKDLADRGAGYGMEAHIIDGNNILEVYEKISEIAESMRKEPRPVLVEFKTFRMRGHEEASGTKYVPQELMDEWQAKDPVLNFENYLLEQKIIFQDQISEIKEKILQEINEHLEIANSEAIISADLEAELNDVYADYKFENVQPASTTSELRFIDAIAASVSESMERHPNLVLMGQDIADYGGVFKITDGLLANYGKERIRNTPICESAIVGTAMGLSIKGMKAMVEMQFSDFVSSGFNPIVNYLAKVNYRWNQNADVVIRMPCGGSVGAGPFHSQTNEAWFTKIPGLKVIYPAFPADAKGLLNTAFNDPNPVLYFEHKALYRSIRQEVPEGYYTTEFGKASLIREGSDVTIITYGAGVHWAMEILDELKIDSADLLDLRSLQPLDQEATCKSVTKTGKAIVLTEDSLTGSFASEIAAMISEDCFESLDAPVFRVGALETPIPFAKELENQYLPKDRFKLRLQELLNY; encoded by the coding sequence ATGTCTTCTGTAGATACTTCACAAAACAGTATACAATACAATTCCAGCAATCACGATACCAAGACTCTTCAGGATCTGTATTCTGCCATTCTAAAACCCAGAATGATCGAAGAGAAGATGTTGATCTTGTTGCGTCAGGGTAAAATTAGTAAATGGTTTAGTGGAATAGGGCAGGAGGCGATCTCTGTTGGAGTAACCAAGGCCTTATATAAACATGAGTATATTTTGCCAATGCATCGAAATCTCGGTGTTTTTACAACCCGGGAAATTCCCTTAAAGCGGCTATTCGCTCAGTGGCAGGGGAAAGCTTCTGGTTTTACAAAGGGTAGAGACAGGAGTTTTCATTTTGGAACACAGGAATTTAATATAGTAGGAATGATCTCTCATCTTGGACCACAGCTTGGAGTGGCAGATGGTATTGCACTTGCTAGCAAACTCAAGAAAGAAGGGGATGTTACTGCAGTTTTCACTGGTGAAGGTGGTACCAGCGAAGGTGATTTTCATGAAGCTTTGAATATAGCCTCGGTTTGGGATCTACCGGTTTTGTTCTGTATCGAAAATAATGGTTACGGACTCTCAACTCCAACTACAGAACAGTATAGATGTAAGGATCTTGCAGATCGCGGTGCTGGCTACGGGATGGAGGCGCATATCATTGATGGTAACAATATTCTCGAAGTTTATGAGAAAATCTCTGAAATAGCTGAAAGTATGCGGAAAGAACCCAGGCCGGTTCTTGTGGAATTTAAGACTTTTAGAATGAGAGGACATGAGGAAGCCAGTGGTACCAAATATGTTCCGCAGGAATTAATGGATGAGTGGCAGGCAAAGGATCCTGTGCTCAATTTTGAAAATTATCTCCTGGAACAGAAAATCATATTTCAAGATCAGATTTCTGAAATAAAAGAAAAAATATTACAGGAGATCAACGAACATCTTGAGATTGCCAATTCTGAAGCAATTATTTCCGCAGATCTGGAAGCTGAATTGAATGATGTGTATGCTGATTATAAATTTGAAAATGTTCAGCCTGCATCTACAACTTCAGAATTAAGATTTATAGATGCTATAGCTGCCTCCGTTTCAGAATCTATGGAACGTCATCCCAATCTTGTGCTTATGGGTCAGGATATTGCAGATTACGGTGGTGTTTTTAAAATTACCGATGGTTTACTTGCTAATTATGGTAAGGAAAGAATTCGCAATACGCCAATATGTGAGTCGGCAATAGTCGGCACTGCCATGGGGCTATCCATTAAGGGCATGAAAGCTATGGTTGAAATGCAATTCAGTGATTTTGTAAGTTCAGGATTCAATCCAATCGTGAACTACCTGGCAAAGGTCAATTATCGATGGAATCAGAATGCCGATGTGGTCATTAGAATGCCTTGTGGGGGTAGTGTAGGTGCAGGACCATTCCATAGCCAGACCAACGAAGCCTGGTTTACAAAAATTCCAGGGTTAAAAGTTATATACCCTGCTTTTCCGGCAGATGCGAAAGGTTTGTTGAATACCGCCTTTAATGATCCTAATCCCGTGTTATATTTCGAGCACAAAGCGCTGTATCGAAGTATCAGGCAGGAAGTTCCAGAAGGATATTACACTACAGAGTTCGGAAAAGCATCGTTAATAAGAGAAGGCAGTGATGTTACAATAATCACTTATGGTGCTGGTGTGCATTGGGCCATGGAAATTCTGGATGAGTTGAAAATAGATTCTGCAGATCTTCTGGATCTTCGAAGTTTACAACCGCTAGACCAGGAAGCAACTTGTAAATCTGTCACGAAAACAGGAAAGGCGATCGTGCTAACTGAAGATTCACTTACAGGTAGTTTTGCTTCAGAAATTGCCGCGATGATCTCTGAAGATTGTTTTGAGAGTCTTGACGCTCCGGTATTTAGAGTGGGTGCTCTGGAAACACCTATACCATTTGCAAAAGAGCTGGAAAACCAGTATTTGCCAAAGGATCGCTTTAAATTAAGATTGCAGGAATTATTGAATTATTAG
- a CDS encoding DUF1328 domain-containing protein gives MVRLIVIFLIIAIVAAIFGFGGIADGAADIAKIIFYIFLVLLVISLLSRLFRR, from the coding sequence ATGGTACGTTTAATCGTCATTTTTCTGATTATTGCAATCGTTGCCGCAATCTTCGGTTTTGGAGGAATTGCAGACGGTGCAGCAGATATCGCGAAGATCATTTTTTATATCTTCCTTGTACTACTGGTAATCTCATTACTAAGTCGTTTATTCAGAAGATAA
- a CDS encoding lipocalin family protein, with translation MKKIFILLATIGLLASCGGTSKVAKEARKSFDGQWTLTSVTYPNNPGQFNVTLFNEAQASCFENSNWDFVSNNNRGTYTVSGTGCDGETNQFIWSIDEENTPQGIYDFLLKPTNEDYKSTTGNEGFRLNLQSLTDTNMTWSQTVSLDGSPFTIKMNFTKL, from the coding sequence ATGAAAAAGATATTTATTTTACTTGCAACAATTGGACTACTTGCTTCCTGTGGAGGAACGAGTAAAGTTGCCAAAGAGGCTAGAAAGAGCTTTGATGGTCAGTGGACACTAACTAGTGTAACCTACCCAAATAATCCTGGTCAGTTTAACGTGACTCTTTTCAACGAAGCTCAGGCATCATGTTTTGAGAATAGCAACTGGGATTTCGTATCCAACAATAACCGTGGAACATATACAGTTTCGGGAACAGGTTGTGATGGAGAAACGAACCAGTTCATCTGGTCTATCGATGAAGAGAATACCCCTCAGGGTATCTATGATTTTCTTCTGAAGCCTACAAATGAAGATTACAAATCTACAACAGGAAATGAAGGATTCAGATTGAACTTGCAGAGTTTAACTGATACTAACATGACCTGGTCACAAACCGTTAGTCTTGATGGCTCACCGTTTACAATTAAAATGAATTTTACTAAACTATAA